The Fluviispira sanaruensis sequence GAAGCCCTCAATGACAGAATTCAGACCATATGCTTTGGCTTTGCTTCGGACATAAACAAAACCGCTATTAAAATAGTCTGCCAATGCATATGCGGGTGCAATTCCTGCAGTTGCTGTGCCAGCAAAAACTACATTATCTTGTGAAAATTGTTTTGCATACTGAGCAAGTAAAGATTCAGCTAAAGCTTTAATAACTTTACGGCGCAACTGGGGATGACTGAATATTTTCCGATGATCGATATAAACAGGTGATTCTTTCCCACTTGTTAATTTAAACATGGGATTGGTTTTTATTTGTATGACTTTAGCTTCAAAAAAACCTTGAATAATTTCTTGTATATCTGAGTTTAAAATCACTCTTCAAACTCCTCTTTTTATGATAACTGATAGTTACTTTTATTTTATGATAATTGAAAAGGTACTTTTAAATGAGTTGCAATTTCGGAAGCCAATTCAAGATTCCACATCATTCCTGTCGCTGCATGCACGATATCGGCGCCTGCAGATAAGTAAGACGCAAATTCTTTAGCACTGACAACACCACCCACTCCTATAATTCCAAGTTCGCTCTTCTGAATACCCAATTTTTCTCGTGTCTCACTCAATAATCCGACCATTGATAACCCTTGGTTAAAAATATAGGAACCGCAGACTCCACCATATAGCGCTCCATTTCCTAAAGCTGGAGAGCCATTTTTTCGTGTTATTTTTGCAGATACGGTATTAATAGCACTTATGGCATCGATTTTTCCGGCTGTTTCTGCAATAAAAATACTTGTTTCTTCAGCATTTAATACACCTAATTTCACTACAAGTTTAACTTTAGATTTCTGCTCTGAGATTATTTTATGAGCGCAATTAATCGTTTCAATAGCGCTTTTCAAATCTTTATATAGAGGTGCCTGCACTTCGTTTGGACAACTTAAATTCATTTCTATTATTGAAAATCCACTTGCTAAAATACCTGCACAAGCGAGCTCAGTAATTTTGAGGACATCTTTGTAGAAATTTTCAGTTATTTCTTTAGAGTTTGCTCCTAAAAAACGTGAGCCCTGAAAACTTAACGAAACATGATAACCTTTTTTTGTTGAATAATCGTTTAAGGTCGCCAAATCACTTTGCCATTTATCTACACTTTGACTTGGTACACCAAAGGAATTGGAAATCGATATTCTTTTATTTATATAATCACTTTCTGAAAATAACTCACCAATGACATGATTATTCTCATCTGCATAGAGTGATTTATTTTCAGATTTTAACGATAATATATTGGGCCATTTATTACAATCCCATGCAACAGAACGCACTGTTTTATACACAGGTAGACAAAAACCAGCATTTAAAACAGCTCTCACATAGAGCGCATTTAAAAGAGGCCCTGCAGCAACCCCAAAAGGTATATGCAAAGGGGCTCCTAAAAATTCGTACTGAGGCGATTTTAAATATTCGAGTTTTGGAAAATGTCTGTTGCGTAAAAAATTTTGATCTGGCCCTCGGGCATAATTTTCTTCGTAACTGGC is a genomic window containing:
- a CDS encoding orotate phosphoribosyltransferase, whose amino-acid sequence is MILNSDIQEIIQGFFEAKVIQIKTNPMFKLTSGKESPVYIDHRKIFSHPQLRRKVIKALAESLLAQYAKQFSQDNVVFAGTATAGIAPAYALADYFNSGFVYVRSKAKAYGLNSVIEGFIPSEAHVIVVDDMVTTGGSILQACEHVRNDGFQILTAVSLSQHSLKKMIEKFTLANVSLHSLFKTTDIFDIAYGKNLITGREMKLIMEWLTQLDE